One Aegilops tauschii subsp. strangulata cultivar AL8/78 chromosome 7, Aet v6.0, whole genome shotgun sequence genomic window carries:
- the LOC109740866 gene encoding uncharacterized protein — MNGHKEASPVKRNDECGATPENPWVVGTSTLAPSSDIDICPSSVSKFMAKANGKKGATIDKDEEVMSGKRKRTIPKKFESPYALDKPGRRTSRGQKPSALFSDNKVLEVVADELTPEIIDAAVSFVELAASTEKNKGKNIYYSEGRGISLTSERIRPVIDAYMGHLELRVGHDRYLCPTWRSNFLVDRAITRDDPLPSSCNMDSALSKAGAVNRVMKEYTMRDKMTVVMHMIKQEFQVLDSLYPLDLTERTVKALRMAIAHDMRQANLITPGKYPNASVDARKRRFIAELIMSPSNSMECVKNKIREIAKKRRA, encoded by the exons ATGAATGGACACAAGGAAGCTTCACCTGTTAAGCGTAATGATGAATGTGGGGCTACACCGGAAAACCCTTGGGTGGTTGGTACTTCTACTCTAGCACCTTCATCGGACATAGACATTTGTCCATCTTCTGTCAGCAAGTTCATGGCTAAGGCGAATGGAAAAAAGGGTGCAACAATCGATAAGGATGAGGAAGTTATGTCTGGTAAGCGGAAGCGGACCATTCCCAAGAAATTTGAATCCCCGTACGCACTTGACAAGCCCGGCAGGCGCACCAGTCGTGGTCAGAAACCCTCCG CTCTGTTTTCTGACAATAAAGTGCTGGAGGTTGTGGCAGATGAGTTGACGCCGGAAATAATTGATGCAGCTGTTTCATTTGTTGAGTTAGCTGCTAGCACCGAGAAGAATAAGGGCAAAAACATTTACTACAGTGAAGGGCGTGGCATATCTCTGACTTCCGAAAGGATTCGACCG GTTATTGATGCTTATATGGGACATTTGGAGCTGCGCGTTGGTCATGATCGTTACCTCTGTCCAACGTGGAGGTCCAATTTCCTTGTAGATCGTGCTATCACACGAGATGATCCATTGCCGTCGAGCTGCAACATGGATAGTGCTCTGTCCAAAGCTGGAGCAGTTAATAGAGTCATGAAAGAGTATACTATGCGTGATAAG ATGACCGTGGTAATGCACATGATCAAGCAAGAATTCCAAGTTCTCGATTCGCTCTATCCTCTGGACCTGACTGAGAGGACTGTTAAAGCACTA CGAATGGCTATAGCACACGACATGCGTCAGGCAAATCTTATTACACCAGGGAAATATCCGAAC GCCAGCGTTGATGCTAGGAAAAGACGTTTCATCGCCGAGTTGATTATGTCACCTTCGAACTCGATGGAGTGTGTGAAGAACAAAATTCGCGAAATCGCAAAGAAAAGGCGTGCCTGA